In Rutidosis leptorrhynchoides isolate AG116_Rl617_1_P2 chromosome 2, CSIRO_AGI_Rlap_v1, whole genome shotgun sequence, one genomic interval encodes:
- the LOC139889313 gene encoding uncharacterized protein yields the protein MAWLELFRLKMMWGNYSFDYACSLSRGTWVSTNVECYMVNVYGPQNSAAKANLWERLLQFMNINVGDYIIFGDMNEVRNENESFGSNFDREEARVFNNFIGNAGLEQISLNGRRFTWMNKSATKMSRIDRIFVSLNAAVNMVEHKLVALNREHSDHL from the exons ATGGCATGGTTGGAGTTGTTTCGTTTAAAAATGATGTGGGGAAATTATTCGTTCGATTATGCATGCTCGTTATCTAGAG GTACATGGGTATCTACTAACGTTGAATGTTACATGGTTAATGTTTACGGTCCTCAAAATTCGGCGGCTAAAGCTAATTTATGGGAAAGGTTACTTCAATTTATGAATATTAATGTAGGGGATTACATTATATTCGGGGACATGAATGAGGTTAGAAATGAAAATGAAAGTTTTGGATCTAATTTTGATAGGGAAGAAGCTCGAGTGTTTAATAATTTTATTGGGAATGCCGGATTAGAGCAAATTTCGTTAAACGGTCGAAGGTTCACTTGGATGAACAAATCAGCGACTAAGATGAGTAGAATTGATAGAATCTTTGTCTCGTTAAATGCAGcggtcaatatggtggaacataaacttGTAGCTCTAAATAGAGAGCACTCGGatcatttgtaa
- the LOC139889314 gene encoding uncharacterized protein, with the protein MKSIPNPHAESSRDPKDQISFYITNLPERMDRKGLWSLCQSYGVIVDSYVAYKKSKLGTRFGFVRFAEVKDSITFARLLSTIKVDNVKLFATVSRFQSGKHPNKSKPFRQAHQYTHNDPKEQGNKDQSSNDGSSNYHKGRNRNDSYVLAEQDLVQISNPMESILVKLKDVHTVTSIRTVLKEEGFDDVTIQYVGGLWIWCIFDSVDACAAFKVNTTLRSLYSFARPIVINFVMDERLTWVEIFGMPLCAWKSSAFKRVSELFGRFIFFDKESCNVMSLGRVCIATRLMSFINEMVNVEINGVTYDVFDVKLDRGR; encoded by the exons ATGAAGTCGATCCCTAACCCTCATGCGGAATCGTCTAGGGATCCGAAAGATCAGATCTCGTTTTATATAACTAACTTGCCGGAGAGGATGGACCGTAAGGGATTATGGTCATTATGTCAATCATATGGCGTCATCGTTGATTCATATGTGGCATACAAGAAATCAAAGCTTGGTACACGATTTGGTTTCGTACGATTTGCAGAAGTTAAGGATTCAATTACTTTTGCTAGGCTCCTGTCTACGATTAAGGTTGACAACGTGAAATTATTCGCAACTGTTTCTAGGTTTCAAAGTGGGAAACACCCTAATAAGTCGAAACCTTTTAGACAGGCACATCAATACACCCATAATGATCCTAAGGAACAAGGTAACAAGGATCAATCATCGAATGACGGTTCGAGCAATTATCACAAAGGGAGAAACAGGAATGACAGTTACG TGCTTGCGGAACAAGATTTAGTTCAGATATCGAATCCAATGGAGTCGATATTAGTTAAGCTAAAGGATGTGCATACGGTGACAAGTATTCGTACGGTCCTTAAAGAAGAGGGGTTTGATGACGTTACGATTCAATATGTAGGCGGTTTATGGATTTGGTGTATATTTGATTCGGTTGATGCTTGTGCCGCTTTCAAAGTAAATACTACGTTAAGGTCGTTATACTCATTCGCAAGACCGATTGTTATAAACTTTGTTATGGATGAAAGGTTAACGTGGGTGGAGATTTTCGGTATGCCGTTATGTGCATGGAAGTCGAGTGCATTCAAAAGGGTGTCAGAATTGTTTGGAAGATTCATATTCTTCGACAAGGAAAGTTGTAATGTGATGAGTCTTGGGCGTGTTTGTATAGCTACGAGACTGATGAGTTTTATTAACGAAATGGTTAATGTTGAGATCAATGGAGTTACATATGATGTATTTGACGTGAAGTTGGATCGTGGACGATAA